One Osmerus eperlanus chromosome 13, fOsmEpe2.1, whole genome shotgun sequence genomic region harbors:
- the tcirg1b gene encoding T cell immune regulator 1, ATPase H+ transporting V0 subunit a3b, whose protein sequence is MGSMFRSEEVCLVQLFLQSGSAYNCVSELGELGLVEFRDLNPNVNSFQRKFVGEVRRCEELQKTFNVLEQELKRSPRLQEPLSAPVPTPPAPQPRELLTIEEESERLAKEMKEVSRNRASLKTQQTQLSQYRGVLTQTHSLTGSQGPPPTMETPGLFDNRQDVHLSFVSGVVHPWKVPAFERLLWRACRGYIIVDFREMEERLEHPDTGEMVQWTVFLISYWGDQIGQKVKKICDCFHTQTFAYPSSVTEREEILQGLDGRIQDIKSVLEQTESYLQQLLMRAVAVLPQWKVRVQKCKAVQAVLNLCSPSVTDKCLIAEAWCPVSKLPQLQAALREGGRKSGSGVDSFYNRLPTTTPPPTLFPINSFTAGFQNIVDAYGVASYGEVNPALYTIITFPFLFAVMFGDVGHGLLMTLAALWMVLEEKDPKLRNNSNEIWQMMFGGRYLILLMGLFSIYTGAIYNECFSRGLSPFNSAWHVQPMFENGVWTSKDVSDYPLLSLDPNITGVFTGPYPFGIDPIWGLSNNHLTFLNSYKMKMSVIIGVIHMTFGVCLSLFNYVHFGKLNSVFLVLLPELFFMLCLFGYLVFMVVYKWLAFGTARSNTAPSILIHFIDMFLFTENKDNPPLYEGQTTVQTALVVLALCSVPVLLLGKPVCQYLTHGRRRRLMLREGDRRPLLAENGSINAQQEPRDVEGGAHDEEKEFDAADVFMHQAIHTIEYCLGCISNTASYLRLWALSLAHAQLSEVLWTMVMRLALRWEGYLGSVVLFAIFFFFAVLTVSILLVMEGLSAFLHALRLHWVEFQNKFYSGTGYKLNPFSFSSLINAQDPL, encoded by the exons ATGGGTTCCATGTTCCGCAGTGAGGAGGTCTGCCTGGTGCAGCTCTTTCTCCAGTCCGGTTCTGCCTACAACTGCGTCAGCGAGCTGGGAGAACTGGGCCTGGTGGAGTTCAGAGAC TTGAATCCCAACGTGAACTCCTTTCAGAGGAAGTTTGTGGGGGAGGTGAGGCGATGCGAGGAACTGCAGAAAACGTTCA ATGTTCTGGAGCAGGAGCTCAAGCGGTCCCCTCGGCTGCAGgagcccctctctgcccccgtcccaaccccccccgccccccagcccagaGAGCTGCTCACCatcgaggaggagagcgagaggctGGCCAAGGAGATGAAAGAG GTGTCCAGGAACAGAGCCAGTCTGAAGACCCAGCAGACCCAGCTTAGCCAGTACAGAGGAGTTCTAACCCAGACCCATTCCCTTACTGGCTCACAG GGCCCACCTCCCACTATGGAAACTCCAGGCCTGTTTGACAACCGTCAAGATGTTCATCTCAG CTTTGTATCAGGAGTGGTCCACCCATGGAAGGTCCCTGCGTTTGAGCGGTTGTTATGGCGGGCGTGTCGTGGTTACATCATCGTGGACTTCCGAGAGATGGAGGAACGACTGGAGCATCCTGACACA GGGGAAATGGTGCAGTGGACGGTGTTCCTCATCTCCTATTGGGGAGATCAGATTGGACAGAAAGTCAAGAAGATTTGTGATTG CTTCCACACCCAAACCTTTGCGTACCCTAGCAGTGTCACAGAACGAGAGGAGATTCTCCAAGGACTGGATGGAAGAATTCAAGACATCAAATCT GTTCTGGAGCAGACGGAGAGCTACCTCCAGCAGCTGCTGATGCGGGCGGTGGCCGTCCTCCCCCAGTGGAAGGTCCGGGTCCAGAAGTGCAAGGCGGTGCAGGCGGTGCTGAACCTCTGCAGCCCCTCTGTCACCGACAAGTGCCTCATCGCCGAAGCTTGGTGTCCTGTCAGCAAGCTGCCCCAACTGCAGGCAGccctcagggagggaggg AGGAAGAGTGGGAGCGGAGTGGACTCGTTCTACAACCGtctgcccaccaccacccctccgcCCACCCTGTTTCCCATCAACTCGTTCACCGCGGGCTTCCAGAACATCGTAGACGCGTATGGCGTGGCAAGCTATGGCGAGGTCAACCCAG CGTTGTACACCATCATCACCTTCCCCTTCCTGTTTGCCGTCATGTTCGGGGACGTGGGCCATGGCCTGCTGATGACCCTGGCAGCTCTGTGGATggtcctggaggagaaggaTCCCAAGCTCCGAAACAACAGTAACGAG ATCTGGCAGATGATGTTCGGAGGGCGCTACCTCATCCTGCTCATGGGTCTGTTCTCCATCTACACGGGGGCCATCTACAACGAGTGCTTCAGCCGAGGCCTCAGCCCCTTCAACTCTGCATGGCACGTCCAGCCCATGTTTGAGAACGGAGTCTGGAC tTCAAAAGACGTCAGTGACTACCCGTTACTAAGTCTGGACCCAAACATAACTGGAGTCTTCACTGGGCCCTATCCCTTTGGCATTGATCCG ATCTGGGGCCTGTCCAACAACCACCTGACCTTCCTCAACTCCTACAAGATGAAGATGTCCGTCATCATCGGCGTCATTCACATGACGTTCggcgtctgcctctctctcttcaactaCGT acACTTTGGCAAGCTGAACAGCGTCTTCCTGGTGTTGCTCCCCGAGCTGTTCTTCATGCTCTGCCTGTTCGGCTACCTGGTCTTCATGGTGGTCTACAAGTGGTTAGCCTTCGGGACGGCTCGGTCCAACACCGCCCCCAGCATCCTCATCCACTTCATAGACATGTTCCTCTTCACGGAGAACAAGGACAACCCTCCTCTCTACGAAGGGCAG aCGACAGTGCAGACGGCCCTGGTGGTCTTGGCTCTGTGTTCCGTCCCAGTCCTCCTGCTGGGGAAGCCCGTCTGCCAGTACCTCACGCATGGCAGGAGACGGCGCCTCATGCTCAGG GAAGGAGACAGGCGCCCCCTACTGGCGGAGAACGGATCCATCAACGCTCAACAGGAACCAAGGGATGTGGAAGGGGGGGCTCACGATGAGGAAAAG GAGTTTGATGCTGCCGATGTGTTCATGCACCAGGCCATCCACACTATAGAATACTGTTTAGGCTGCATCTCCAACACAGCCTCCTATCTACGTTTGTGGGCCCTCAGTCTGGCACACGCgc AGCTGTCGGAGGTGCTGTGGACGATGGTGATGCGTCTCGCCCTCCGCTGGGAGGGCTACCTGGGCTCCGTGGTGCTCTTcgccatcttcttcttcttcgccGTGCTGACGGTGTCCATCCTGCTGGTCATGGAGggcctgtctgccttcctgcatGCCCTGCGCCTGCactg ggtGGAGTTCCAGAACAAGTTCTACAGTGGAACAGGCTACAAGCTCAACcccttctccttttcctctctgatCAACGCCCAAGATCCATTATGA
- the LOC134032618 gene encoding uncharacterized protein LOC134032618, which translates to MGMMESHSWVVLRATQKHQGHYTFRNSDGQFLSRKKLEVKEQVEWYTLERGETLNIYIFLDSTQFNLNYFQEGDPEATLLIRKGIEMYDDPTRNTLEMWESGFRFQMSNLENQDSGKFELRDQDNNLALVVWLKVKPLIPVVTYIYVGVSVVILVGICCCVRKCCCKRNASKRNASVSTLGQVVVHQDETCHMTSQPSGPSHARPPYFQSYASEPVVTISPAAPSGPTYPYQPTPPSPNQSSNDTPTLKDDPHTQVSTSTGLDPPSFSLGFDCLSSDFETQFKLSQTLTHHTDLLSSSDPFSSADVYNSDKLNFLHCSSLKLKSC; encoded by the exons ATGGGGATGATGGAAAGTCACTCATGGGTGGTATTGCGTGCCACCCAAAAGCATCAGGGCCACTATACCTTCAGAAACAGCGATGGGCAATTTCTGTCCAGAAAAAAACTGGAAGTGAAAG aacaggTTGAGTGGTACACTCTGGAACGTGGTGAGACACTCAACATCTATATCTTCCTGGACTCCACCCAGTTCAACCTCAACTATTTTCAGGAAGGGGACCCAGAGGCCACACTTCTGATTAGAAAGGGAATAGAGATGTATGATGATCCCACCCGAAATACGCTTGAGATGTGGGAGAGCGGTTTTCGTTTCCAAATGTCAAATTTAGAGAACCAGGATTCTGGCAAGTTTGAACTCAGAGACCAGGACAACAACTTGGCTTTAGTAGTTTGGCTGAAGGTAAAAC CTCTTATTCCTGTGGTGACTTACATTTATGTGGGAGTTTCAGTCGTTATCCTGGTGGGTATCTGTTGTTGTGTGAGGAAGTGCTGCTGTAAGAGGAACGCCTCCAAACGAAACGCCTCTGTTTCCACGTTGGGGCAGGTCGTGGTCCACCAAGAC GAAACCTGTCACATGACCAGTCAACCCTCAGGCCCAAGTCACGCCAGACCCCCATATTTTCAGAGTTATGCTAGTGAACCGGTCGTCACAATATCCCCCGCAGCACCCTCCGGCCCAACGTATCCCTAccagcccactcctccttcccccaATCAATCG TCCAATGACACGCCGACCCTTAAGGATGACCCCCACACTCAG GTGTCCACCTCCACAGGACTGGATCCTCCTTCGTTCTCTCTGGGTTTCGACTGCCTCTCTTCGGATTTTGAGACTCAGTTCAAGCTTTCTcagacattaacc CACCACACTGACCTCTTGTCCAGCTCAGACCCTTTCTCCTCTGCAGATGTCTACAACTCTGACAAACTGAACTTCCT
- the LOC134032613 gene encoding uncharacterized protein LOC134032613 yields MFVWVRFLLSVLLCCCAGADLETARVCYGTDYVFPSNYESYFIITKLFFKPSYPRGSPNTLVLDKLKLKDPRYKVTVLTLRIPDVTEEDNGIFSVMYDDGITFDLLRLEVTDCSSKVELTYGSRFLQTVVNQASTLDFLPLDSSSKSVVLWNQTNNQAGTEGIGVMIGHSWVVTRVTQKHQGHYTFRNSDGRILSRRKLEVKEHVEWHTVDSDENIVINFALDSDEYNLNFFPEGETEAILLIKKGRVVYGKPINYKVQILGRRSNFAFKIDDLENQDSGKFELRDQDNNLALVVWLKVKPLIPVVTYIYVGVSVVILVGICCCVRKCCCKRNASKRNASASASGQVVVHQDETCRMTSQPSGPSHPRPPNFQSYASEPVVTISPAAPSGPTYQPTPPPPNPSDDPHTQVSTSTGLDPPSFSLGFDCFSSDFETQFKLPQTLNHHTDPLSSSDPSSSADVYNSDKLNFL; encoded by the exons ATGTTTGTCTGGGTACGCTTTCTGCTTAGTGTCTTATTATGTTGCTGTGCTG GTGCTGACTTGGAGACTGCCCGCGTCTGTTATGGCACGGACTATGTTTTTCCATCAAATTACGAATCCTATTTCATAATTACCAAGCTGTTCTTCAAGCCATCATACCCTCGGGGATCACCCAATACACTGGTGTTAGACAAATTGAAG CTAAAAGACCCACGTTACAAAGTCACCGTCTTGACCTTGAGAATACCAGATGTAACAGAAGAGGACAATGGGATTTTCTCTGTTATGTATGACGATGGCATTACATTTGATCTCCTCAGACTGGAAGTTACTG ATTGTTCTTCCAAAGTAGAATTGACTTACGGTTCTAGGTTCTTGCAGACTGTTGTCAATCAAGCTTCTACCTTAGACTTCCTGCCTTTAGACTCTTCCTCTAAGTCTGTGGTACTCTGGAATCAAACAAACAACCAGGCTGGCACAGAGGGCATTGGGGTGATGATAGGCCACTCATGGGTGGTAACGCGTGTCACCCAAAAGCATCAGGGCCACTATACCTTCAGAAACAGCGATGGGCGGATTCTGTCCAGAAGAAAGCTGGAAGTGAAAG aacatgTTGAGTGGCACACTGTGGACAGTGATGAGAATATCGTCATCAATTTCGCCCTGGACTCTGACGAGTACAACCTCAACTTTTTTCCGGAAGGGGAAACAGAGGCCATACTTTTGATTAAAAAGGGAAGAGTGGTGTATGGCAAACCCATCAATTACAAGGTTCAGATACTGGGTCGAAGATCAAATTTTGCTTTTAAAATTGACGATTTAGAGAACCAGGATTCTGGCAAGTTTGAGCTCAGAGACCAGGACAACAACTTGGCTTTAGTAGTTTGGCTGAAGGTAAAAC CTCTTATTCCTGTGGTGACTTACATTTATGTGGGAGTTTCAGTCGTTATCCTGGTGGGTATCTGTTGTTGTGTGAGGAAGTGCTGCTGTAAGAGGAACGCCTCCAAACGAAACGCCTCTGCTTCCGCGTCGGGGCAGGTCGTGGTCCACCAAGAC GAAACCTGTCGCATGACCAGTCAACCCTCAGGCCCAAGTCACCCCAGACCCCCAAATTTTCAGAGTTATGCTAGTGAACCGGTCGTCACAATATCCCCCGCAGCACCCTCCGGCCCAACGTaccagcccactcctcctccccccaatcCATCG GATGACCCCCACACTCAG GTGTCCACCTCCACAGGACTGGATCCTCCTTCGTTCTCTCTGGGTTTCGACTGCTTCTCTTCGGATTTTGAGACTCAGTTCAAGCTTCCTCAGACATTAAACCACCACACTGACCCCTTGTCCAGCTCAGACCCTTCCTCCTCTGCAGATGTCTACAACTCTGACAAACTGAATTTCCTGTAA
- the LOC134032422 gene encoding uncharacterized protein LOC134032422 gives MLLFILLSTFFNIPLSNTENEDFQRVCAGRDFRLPVYSASRIVTFTPNYPPGPRRVLLDKNDVKDPRFEWTRDRTLLLKEVTHSDQGLYSIKLPSGFTYETVRLTVSDCIKSVRRGYGETFQYSIPKEGSLLEFVPRGSPPESPPVVLWNQSDPESAVGSRGRVQQDGRVWVAEMVTQADMGNYTVRDDNGKVLSRSTLAVHGHTFNVTHFPKESLNIPLFLPLPHAHLIFTPTPHHGDSPVSTFDLYPPRGPMQLIRDGQIVEQDARYRSLISISRNRGVDEVVISRLSARHDGLYEIRDREGNLVSSTALHVIEKTARWRAVLKSITVPSGLFVTLAGFILFMKRFPSCGVAQILNGLRAHHPQATNPPRINMQDFSPPSPQHSGVNNQPELPMTPTKWSSSPVRSGYTPVLDREPRLSPGLLRTGGQVADRQKDTNNMLSAEDPDSRKRRTSISVPGASNCLRPSGDCAQFHIKNEGDKERWSKATDFFSTLPLDTDTSGTCSVYTSDKLNFS, from the exons ATGCTGCTGTTTATCCTGTTGAGTACTTTCTTCAATATTCCTCTTTCCAATA CGGAGAATGAAGACTTCCAGAGAGTGTGTGCTGGCCGGGATTTCCGTTTGCCTGTCTACTCTGCTTCAAGAATAGTGACTTTTACTCCCAATTACCCCCCAGGACCAAGAAGAGTGCTACTGGATAAAAACGAT GTGAAGGACCCACGGTTCGAATGGACCAGAGACCGGACGTTACTACTGAAAGAAGTCACACACAGTGACCAGGGGCTCTACTCGATCAAACTTCCCTCTGGGTTCACTTATGAGACTGTACGTCTCACTGTCTCAG ACTGTATAAAAAGTGTCAGACGGGGATATGGTGAGACCTTCCAGTACAGCATCCCAAAAGAGGGCTCCCTCCTGGAGTTCGTACCTCGCGGCTCCCCTCCAGAGTCCCCGCCGGTGGTCCTGTGGAACCAGTCAGACCCTGAGAGCGCTGTAGGAAGCCGGGGTCGAGTCCAGCAGGACGGGAGGGTCTGGGTGGCGGAGATGGTAACACAGGCTGACATGGGAAACTACACTGTCCGCGACGACAACGGGAAGGTCCTCTCTCGGAGCACCCTTGCCGTCCATG GACATACCTTTAATGTTACCCACTTCCCCAAGGAGTCTCTAAACATCCCCCTCTTTCTGCCCCTTCCCCATGCCCACCTCATTTTCACCCCCACCCCGCACCATGGCGACTCTCCCGTCTCCACCTTTGACCTTTACCCTCCCCGCGGCCCCATGCAGCTGATCCGTGACGGGCAGATAGTGGAGCAAGACGCCCGCTACCGGAGCCTGATCTCTAtcagcaggaacaggggggTCGACGAGGTGGTCATCTCCAGGCTGAGTGCAAGGCACGATGGGTTGTATGAGATCCGAGATAGGGAGGGGAATCTGGTTTCTTCTACTGCCCTCCATGTGATTG AGAAGACGGCCAGGTGGAGAGCGGTCCTGAAGTCCATAACGGTGCCTTCCGGACTGTTTGTGACCCTGGCTGGTTTCATCCTTTTCATGAAACGTTTTCCAAGCTGTGGCGTTGCCCAGATCCTTAACGGTCTGAGGGCTCACCACCCCCAGGCTACCAACCCACCACGTATCAAcatgcag GACTTCagcccccccagtccccagcaCTCTGGCGTAAATAACCAGCCTGAACTTCCCATGACCCCTACAAAATGGAGCTCCAGTCCTGTTCGTTCG ggcTACACCCCAGTTTTGGACAGAGAGCCCAGGCTTTCCCCAGGGCTTCTTAGAACAGGAGGCCAGgtcgcagacagacagaaagatacCAACAACATGCTGAGTGCTGAG GACCCagacagcaggaagaggaggacttcCATCTCTGTCCCGGGGGCGTCCAACTGCCTCCGCCCATCCGGAGACTGCGCTCAGTTCCACATAAAAAATGAGGGGGataaggagagatggagcaaAGCAACAGACTTCTTTTCTACTCTTCCGCTGGACACCGATACTTCAGGAACATGCAGTGTTTACACTTCTGACAAGCTCAACTTCTCCTAG
- the mrpl18 gene encoding 39S ribosomal protein L18, mitochondrial: MAVLGEICRNFRTVFGQIQRYGLLGTTTCQSVKSARCFSQLAPQPAEPLADNNEAVNPTFVNRNPRNLELMAFGVKDRGWKTIWPHREFYHRLVFSRSQHHVTAEVFSSNSQVPILTCSTQEWALKRELGSTRCVAACQAVGEVLAQRCQKAGITRMVYRAIPWQYRSNAVQSFRTAMKEGGITLSEPRRKYIGI; the protein is encoded by the exons ATGGCTGTTTTGGGAGAAATATGTCGAAATTTCCGGACAGTGTTCGGTCAAATACAACGATACGGGCTTCTAGGGACAACAACCTGCCAAAGTGTTAAATCAG CCCGTTGTTTCAGCCAGCTGGCCCCACAGCCAGCGGAGCCTCTAGCAGACAACAATGAAGCGGTAAACCCGACATTCGTTAACAGAAACCCGCGGAACCTGGAGCTGATGGCCTTCGGGGTCAAAGACAGAGGATGGAAAACGATTTGGCCCCATCGAGAGTTTTACCACAG GTTGGTGTTCTCTCGCAGCCAGCACCATGTGACAGCCGAGGTGTTCTCTTCCAATTCTCAAGTTCCTATTCTAACGTGTTCCACCCAGGAGTGGGCCTTGAAGCGGGAGCTAGGTTCCACCCGCTGTGTGGCAGCGTGTCAGGCCGTAGGCGAGGTTTTGGCCCAGAGATGCCAAAAGGCTGGCATCACCAGGATGGTCTACAGAGCCATCCCCTGGCAGTACCGCTCCAATGCT gtTCAGTCATTCCGGACAGCCATGAAAGAGGGAGGAATCACCCTTAGTGAACCACGGAGGAAGTACATCGGGATATAA
- the LOC134032424 gene encoding pre-mRNA-processing factor 19 — MSLVCAISNEVPEHPCVSPVSNQVFERRLIEKYIVENGTDPMNGQPLSEEQLIDIKVSHPIRPKAPSATSIPAILKSLQDEWDAVMLHSFTLRQQLQTTRQELSHALYQHDAACRVIARLTKEVTAAREALATLKPQAGLITPQALPASQPSVGAGGEPMETNELVGMTPEIIQKLQDKATVLTTERKKRGKTVPEELVRAEDLSKYRQVASHAGLHSASVPGILSLDLCPSNTNKVLTGGADKNVVVFDKTEEQIVATLKGHTKKVTSVIYHPSQSVVFSASPDSTIRVWSVAGGNCVQVVRAHDAAVTGLSLHATGDYLLSSSEDQYWAFSDIQTGRVLTKVTDESAGCALTCAQFHPDGLIFGTGTADSQIKIWDLKERTNVANFPGHSGPVTSIAFSENGYYLATGAQDSSVKLWDLRKLKNFKTLALDNNYEVKSLVFDQSGTYLAVGGSDIRIYICKQWSEVLNFSDHSGLVTGVAFGDNAQFLTSAGMDRSLKFYSL, encoded by the exons ATGTCTTTAGTTTGTGCAA TTTCCAATGAGGTCCCGGAACATCCTTGTGTGTCCCCGGTCTCGAACCAAGTCTTCGAGCGCCGACTCATCGAGAAATACATAGTGGAGAATGGAACGGATCCTATGAACGGCCAACCCCTGTCAGAGGAGCAGCTTATAGATATAAAAG TGTCCCACCCAATCCGACCAAAGGCTCCGTCCGCCACCAGCATACCTGCCATCCTCAAGTCCCTGCAAGACGAGTGG GACGCGGTGATGCTCCACAGCTTCACCCTGCGGCAGCAGCTGCAGACCACGCGGCAGGAGCTCAGCCACGCCCTGTACCAGCATGACGCCGCCTGCAGGGTCATCGCCCGCCTCACCAAGGAGGTCACCGCCGCCAGAGAGG CCCTCGCCACACTGAAGCCTCAGGCTGGGTTGATTACCCCCCaggctctccctgcctctcagccATCTGTG GGAGCTGGTGGAGAGCCCATGGAGACCAATGAACTGGTTGGAATGACCCCGGAGATCATCCAGAAG CTCCAAGACAAGGCCACCGTCCTgaccacagagagaaagaag AGAGGAAAGACGGTGCCCGAGGAGCTGGTTAGGGCTGAGGACCTGAGCAAATATCGCCAGGTGGCTTCTCATGCT GgtcttcacagtgccagtgtTCCTGGGATCCTGTCTCTAGACCTGTGTCCCTCAAACACCAACAAAGTCCTCACCG GCGGGGCTGACAAGAACGTGGTGGTGTTTGATAAGACCGAGGAGCAGATCGTGGCCACCCTCAAGGGTCACACCAAGAAGGTCACCTCTGTCATCTACCATCCCTCCCAG TCTGTGGTGTTCTCTGCCTCTCCCGACAGCACCATCCGGGTGTGGTCTGTCGCCGGGGGCAACTGCGTCCAGGTGGTGCGAGCTCACGACGCGGCCGTGACCGGTCTGTCTCTCCACGCCACCGGAGACTACCTGCTCAGCTCCTCCGAGGATCAG TACTGGGCTTTCTCTGATATCCAAACTGGGAGGGTGCTCACTAAAGTGACCGATGAGAGCGCTGGCTGTG CTCTGACATGCGCCCAGTTCCACCCTGACGGCCTGATCTTCGGGACGGGCACGGCCGACTCCCAGATCAAGATCTGGGACCTGAAGGAGCGCACCAACGTGGCCAACTTCCCCGGCCACTCCGGCCCCGTCACCTCCATCGCCTTCTCCGAGAACGGATACTACCTGGCCACAG GTGCCCAGGACAGCTCGGTGAAGCTGTGGGATCTGAGGAAACTGAAGAACTTCAAAACCCTCGCTCTTGACAACAACTACGAG GTGAAGTCGCTGGTCTTTGACCAGAGCGGGACCTACCTTGCTGTGGGTGGATCCGACATCAGGATCTATATCTGCAAACAGTGGTCTGAGGTCCTCAACTTCTCTG ACCATTCTGGACTGGTAACTGGGGTGGCGTTTGGGGACAACGCTCAGTTCCTAACCTCTGCTGGAATGGACAGAAGTCTAAAGTTCTATAGTCTGTAG